A window of Chiloscyllium plagiosum isolate BGI_BamShark_2017 chromosome 2, ASM401019v2, whole genome shotgun sequence genomic DNA:
gtggttagtactgctgcctcacagcgccagagacccgggttcaattcccgactcaggcgactgactgtgtggagtctgcacgttctccccgtgtctgtgtgggtttcctcccacaatccaaaaatgtgcaggttaggtgaattggccatgctaaattgcccgtagtgttacataaaggggtaaatgtagggtaatgggtgggttgtgcttcggcgggtcggtgtggacttgttggactgaagcgcctgtttccacactgtaagtaatctaatctaatctttcgaTCAGGAGATGGCGCTAGGGAATCCGGCATTTTGAATAAATCAGCCCTGAAAGTACAAAGTCAGGATGTTATTGCTAAACCTATGTAAAGCACTAGTACATCCCCAAATGGAGTATTAAGTGTAATTCCGGGCACCGTACTTTAGGAAAAGCTTTGTCAAGGATACGAAAGAGCTTTGCTCATTCCAGAAATTTACTAGCCCTGGTTACAGTTCCacagaagatgcagaagcttgaTCACATGCACCAGCAGTTTCAAGAACaactttttccctgctgttatcagaccgATGAGTGGACTCTcccaacttcaaataatgctgatcttctTAATGTTGATCCTGCCTAGCGCACATCCTGTACAGTATAACTTGTATatcttactctgtccaagttcttTTTcaaccctatgatctgtatgtccttgcttattatgatctgtctgtactgctgacaaacaaagcttttcactgtatttaagtacatgtgacaaaaaaaatcaatatatcAATGTATTAACTGGAGAAGCTGAGGTTATTCTCCTTAGAACTACTAGCAAACAGGATATTTAATAGACGTGTTTAAGATCATAAAGGCTTTAGATACAATGAATAAAGTGAAATTATTGTCAAGGGCTGAAAGCACACATTTAAGATGATTTGAAAAGAAGAACTAGAGGTGACTAGAGGAAAAACCTTTGTACTCAACAAAGGTCTCGGATATTGACTGCACTGTCTGATGGGGAAATGAATGTCAATTTAATTGTGACCTTTAAATCAAAATTGAAAAATTACTTGAAGGTCAAAAAGTTTCAAGAATAAGGAGAAAGAATGATGAGACTAACTGAAGGATTCAAGAAAATGTTGGGCCACATGGATCTGAATGGCTCGATGATTGTATTTAAACTTACAGCATGAAATCTTGTATTCTAAATGATGCCCAAATTTGATTTTACTGATAGCCAATGGTGTTTTTACATTTTGCAGAATGCTTTGCAAGTGGTCAACTGTGAAATTTAAGCTGAAGAAGATAATTTTACTGCTTTTGTCCTTTGCACTGCCCTGCCTATTAAAACTTCTCTACAATCATGGAATGGTCGTAGGTTCACAGAAAACATGGTTGGTCGAACCTTTCTGGAGCACCTCTCAGTACGTGCGCAATAGAAAGAACAGCAAGTACTTGCAACTAAACCTTCAAATTAATTGCACTGCCATCTATGAATGTAGCCCAGTGGAAGTGGGTAAAACATTAGAAATACGCAAGGGTAATATTATTGATCTGGAAGACGAAGATGTTGAGTTGATGACATCTGACTGTGATCAATATCTTTTGCAAAGAGGATATCGAAACAATCTCATCTCGGAAGTGGAAAAGGAGTACCCTTTGGCATTTTCTATGGTGGTTCATAAAGATGCTGTTATGGTGGAAAGGAGCTTAAAAATGATTTACATGCCTCAGAATATATACTGCATTCATTATGACCAGAAATCCTCAAACTCATTCAAATCCGCCATGGACAACTTAGCCAAGTGCTTTCCGAATGTGTTCATTGCATCAAAGTTGGAATTGGTACATTATGCTCACATTTCCAGACTACAAGCAGATCTTAATTGTTTGTCTGATCTTCTTGAGTCGTCTGTCCAATGGAAGTATGTGATCAACTTGTGTGGCCAAGATTTACCATTGAGGTCCAATTTTGAACTGGTGTCTGAGTTGAAGAAACTGAATGGAGCTAACATGTTGGAATCTATGAAACCCAGCGATACTAAAAAAGAGCGATTCTTGTATCGTTACAAGCTTTCAGATAATTCAaacgaagatggacaggtcaaactCATCAAAACTGATGTTGAGAAGGAGCCCTCCCCCCATAATATTGAAGTATTTACTGGCAGTGCCTATTTTGTTTTGAGTTACGATTTTGCCAAATACATCACTTCCAGTGTGGTGGCCAAAGATTTTCTTGCCTGGTCCGCAGATACATACTCACCAGACGAGCACTTCTGGGCAAGCATGGTCCGGGTTCCTGGGGTGCCAGGTGAGATCTCCCGCTCGGAGGCTGAAGTGACTGATCTGCAGAGTAAGGTTAGGCTGGTGAAATGGAGCTACCTGGAGGAGGCGCTATACCCACCCTGCACAGGCACTCACCGCCGCAGCGTCTGCATCTACGGCTCTGCTGAGCTCAGGTGGCTCCTTGACTATGGCCATTGGTTTGCCAATAAATTTGACTCCAAAGTGGACCCTGTATTAATTAAATGTTTGGAACTGAAGATTAGAGAACGCCAATACTTTTGGATAGATTTGAATTCTCAAAAGTTCTCTATTTATAATCATAGTGAAAACTTTTGGGGCTGAAGTAATGTAACATTTTGTGTCAGAGGTGTTCACCAGCTTAAGCTTGAAAGGCAAATACAAAATCAAGTGATGTTCTTTCCAACTTTGTGGAAAGCTGAATCAGTGAATTTACAAAGAGTAACATGAAAATCATGTGGGTTAGTGGTATTAACATGGGGCTTTTatgaatttaatgatgaccatgaaaccattgtagaTTATCTGGAGAAAAAGCTCATCTGCTTCATTAATAGccttgaaggaaggaaactgccattcttatctgatctgttctatatgtgactccagacccatagcaatgtggttgactcttaactgcactctgggcaattagagatggctaAAGAATGCCTGTCTAGTTAATACCATCCATATCctgttaataaataaataaaaacatgcTTGCTAGGTATCAGTTGATACAATTATTGGTAATGAACAGAAGGTGCCAATTATTGACGTGTTTGACATTCCCTTTATCCAGTATGTGAACCTGATACTATCATAGCTCATTGTTCAAATGTAGGATGGAGAGTGTACTACACAGTCAGTGATAAGAGTAAGGGTGATAACTACAATGGAAATTTCATGTTTTGTATTTTCTATATTCATTGTATGATCCTCTGTTGTCCTTGATCCTGGAAATGTAATAATGTCATGCCATAACCGGTATCTCTTAAAGCTGCAAATGATTTAACATGATGCAAGTTAAAAGTTGAAGGGTGGAATATTAGATTATTAATAAGGTACACACCAGAAAGTGGAAACTAAATATGCAATTTTCAGGACACTTGGCTGTGGTTTAATGAAAAGAGGTTGTTTCCTGAGGAGCTTGATGTAATAATGTAATCCATTTTCTCATTCAAATGTTTCCTACTGAATGTTTTTCAATAATTTATGGCTATGGTAATGTGATCTGCTTTGACAATATCAGGTTTGCAGGCTTCGGTAAGCAACTTCCATCAATGTCAAGCCACCGCAGTGTGTCCTGACTTTAGCCTATATGACAATATCTCTCAGCTGCAAGCAGACCTCCAGTAAGTTGTGCCAATTTGCTTTATAAGCAGAATTGAAATTCCCAGAGCCATCAATGTGTAGCATTTACTTGCATtgattttgttaaaaatattGGTATTGGCATGGGTAAGGAGGGAATAATTTTATCTGAAGGTTCAGTACATGGTGTAAATATTCATCTGATGTGATTTTATCATCATGCCCATGTGAAAACTGTAGTGGATTCTTGGTGAATTTGTATTGGGTTGAACATTGGCTTGTGTTTTATTGGATTTTTCAACCCTGAGCCCTGGAATCTGCCTGGACTAATGAGATGG
This region includes:
- the LOC122558626 gene encoding beta-1,3-galactosyl-O-glycosyl-glycoprotein beta-1,6-N-acetylglucosaminyltransferase 4-like, encoding MLCKWSTVKFKLKKIILLLLSFALPCLLKLLYNHGMVVGSQKTWLVEPFWSTSQYVRNRKNSKYLQLNLQINCTAIYECSPVEVGKTLEIRKGNIIDLEDEDVELMTSDCDQYLLQRGYRNNLISEVEKEYPLAFSMVVHKDAVMVERSLKMIYMPQNIYCIHYDQKSSNSFKSAMDNLAKCFPNVFIASKLELVHYAHISRLQADLNCLSDLLESSVQWKYVINLCGQDLPLRSNFELVSELKKLNGANMLESMKPSDTKKERFLYRYKLSDNSNEDGQVKLIKTDVEKEPSPHNIEVFTGSAYFVLSYDFAKYITSSVVAKDFLAWSADTYSPDEHFWASMVRVPGVPGEISRSEAEVTDLQSKVRLVKWSYLEEALYPPCTGTHRRSVCIYGSAELRWLLDYGHWFANKFDSKVDPVLIKCLELKIRERQYFWIDLNSQKFSIYNHSENFWG